A window of Sebastes umbrosus isolate fSebUmb1 chromosome 3, fSebUmb1.pri, whole genome shotgun sequence contains these coding sequences:
- the aars2 gene encoding alanine--tRNA ligase, mitochondrial — protein sequence MCSSTTCSPCEGHHHGSGSVRVQMFRLVLRRFRPLSGPPGLLSAGSARSSSGPPPPEPEPAAAAARVRSSFLDFFRHKHDHRLVPSSPVRPRADPSLLFVNAGMNQFKPVFLGTADPRSEMASYRRVVNSQKCVRAGGKHNDLEDVGRDVYHHTFFEMLGNWSFGDYFKEEACCMAWSLLTEHYGIPANRLYVSYFAGDAASGLPADEETRQIWLEIGVPPARLLPFGLKENFWEMGDSGPCGPCTEIHYDHVGGRDAAALVNADSPDVVEIWNLVFMQYNREVDHGLQLLPQFSVDTGMGLERLVSVLQGKRSNYDTDLFTPLLHAIHQRSRVGPYGGRMAAADEGRVDMAYRVVADHVRTLSVCIADGVHPGMSGAELVLRRILRRAVRFCVEVLQAPQGTLAGLVPTVTHILGDVYPELHREADRIMDVINENEAHFLSSLKQGSRLIHRTLNRKDYKHGVFPASVAWSLHRDLGFPLDLVDLMLEERGVQVDRQQLDRLIADNQKVMSDLQSGVQSQVMLDVLSLAELQRLGVPHTDDGLKYAYRLEQDRYVFPACRATVLALYDGHTLVSEVTEGQRCGVLLDQTCFYSEQGGQSHDRGYFTRDGLQDILYPVEAVIQAGGYVVHQVTATDSLKTGDQVQLHLDQVHRLSCMVNHTATHILNFALRKVLGVSVQQRGSHVSADRLRFDFSVKRSLDVSQLQQVDRCVNDIISANQIVHSQELPLQAARSINGLRTVDEMYPDPVRVVSVAVAVSELMDDQTDGESSVELCCGTHLLQTGTIQDLVIVSERQMVKGISRIVAVTGREATRAREDGQVLSQDVDSLSARLTGSAPSSLDSAQHLAKEVGVLSDAVDNTPIPQWWRRELQSRLRALQRTSNTAVRKLEITEAAVRAQALLEKNGFKDLQVDSVETDSLSIVMKTVNQLSAAAPHSHVMLLAHQRHSGKVLCACQVPKDSAALSASDWAVAVCRHLGGSAGGSALVAKGTGSSGDITEALRWAEEFARQKTQQ from the exons TCCTTCCTGGACTTCTTCCGTCATAAACACGACCACCGGCTGGTTCCGTCCTCTCCGGTCCGACCCAGAGCAGACCCCAGCCTGCTCTTCGTCAACGCCGGCATGAACCAG TTTAAGCCGGTGTTCCTGGGGACCGCCGACCCTCGCAGTGAGATGGCGTCGTACCGGCGAGTGGTCAACAGTCAGAAGTGTGTCCGAGCCGGCGGCAAACACAACGACCTGGAGGACGTCGGCCGAGACGTCTACCACCACACCTTCTTTGAGATGCTGGGGAACTGGTCCTTTGGAGACTACTTCAag GAAGAGGCGTGCTGCATGGCGTGGAGCCTCCTCACAGAGCATTATGGGATACCTGCAAACAGACTGTATGTGTCTTACTTTGCTGGAGATGCTGCGTCAGGTTTACCAGCCGATGAAGAAACTCGACAAATCTGGTTGGAGATCGG GGTTCCTCCTGCTCGCCTCCTGCCGTTCGGCTTGAAGGAGAACTTCTGGGAGATGGGGGACTCGGGCCCCTGTGGCCCCTGCACCGAGATCCACTACGACCACGTGGGAGGACGAGACGCCGCGGCGCTCGTCAACGCCGACAGTCCTGACGTGGTGGAGATCTGGAACCTGGTCTTCATGCAGTACAACAG ggaGGTGGACCATGGTCTACAGCTGTTGCCCCAGTTCAGTGTGGATACTGGGATGGGACTGGAGAGACTGGTGAGCGTCCTGCAGGGTAAAAGATCAAACTACGACACCGACTTGTTCACGCCGCTGCTCCACGCCATCCACCAG AGGTCGAGGGTGGGCCCGTACGGCGGCAGGATGGCGGCGGCAGACGAGGGGAGGGTGGACATGGCGTACCGAGTGGTGGCCGACCACGTCCGCACCTTATCGGTCTGCATCGCTGACGGCGTTCATCCAGGCATGTCAGGAGCAGA GCTGGTGCTGAGGAGGATTCTGCGGCGGGCGGTTCGGTTCTGTGTGGAGGTTCTTCAGGCTCCTCAGGGAACGCTGGCCGGCCTGGTTCCTACTGTCACCCACATACTG GGTGATGTGTATCCGGAGCTCCACCGGGAGGCCGACCGG ATCATGGACGTCATCAACGAGAACGAGGCTCACTTCCTGTCGTCTCTGAAGCAGGGCAGCAGGCTGATCCACCGAACACTCAACAGAAAGGACTACAAACATGGAGTCTTCCCCG CCTCGGTGGCCTGGTCTCTGCACCGGGACCTGGGTTTCCCTCTGGACCTGGTGGACCTGAtgttggaggagagaggagtccaGGTGGACCGTCAGCAGCTGGACCGACTGATCGCCGACAACCAGAAG gtgATGTCTGATCTTCAGTCAGGTGTTCAGTCTCAGGTGATGTTGGACGTCCTCAGCCTGGCAGAGCTGCAGCGTCTCGGTGTCCCTCACACTGACGATGGACTCAAATATGCGTACCGACTGGAGCAGGACAGATACG TGTTCCCAGCATGCCGTGCGACAGTCCTGGCTCTGTATGACGGTCACACTCTGGTGTCAGAGGTCACCGAGGGTCAGCGCTGTGGTGTCCTCCTGGATCAGACCTGCTTCTACTCTGAGCAggggggacagtcacatgaccggggCTACTTCACCCGGGACGGACTGCAG GACATCCTGTACCCCGTGGAGGCCGTGATCCAGGCTGGGGGGTACGTGGTCCATCAGGTGACCGCCACCGACAGCCTGAAGACTGGAGACCAGGTCCAGCTACACCTGGACCAG gtccACAGATTGTCCTGTATGGTGAATCACACAGCGACTCACATCCTGAACTTTGCTCTGAGGAAAGTTCTGGGTGTTTCTGTTCAGCAGAGAGGATCTCATGTTTCAGCTGATCGCCTCCGCTTCGACTTCAGTGTCAAg AGGTCACTGGACgtctctcagctgcagcaggtagacaggtgtgttaatgacatcatctcagccaatcagatcgtCCACAGCCAGGAGCTTCCTCTGCAGGCAGCCAGGAGCATCAACGGGCTGAGGACAGTGGACGAG aTGTATCCGGACCCTGTGAGGGTGGTGTCCGTGGCCGTGGCGGTCTCCGAGCTGATGGACGATCAGACGGACGGAGAGTCGTCTGTGGAGCTCTGCTGTGGGAC CCACCTGCTGCAGACCGGAACCATCCAGGACCTGGTGATAGTTTCTGAGAGACAGATGGTGAAAGGAATCAGTCGTATCGTCGCTGTGACGGGACGGGAGGCAACACGG GCTCGGGAGGACGGTCAGGTGTTGTCTCAGGATGTGGACTCTCTGTCAGCCAGACTGACAGGCTCCGCCCCCTCCAGCCTCGACTCCGCCCAGCATCTCGCCAAGGAGGTCGGAGTCCTCTCTGAT GCTGTAGATAACACCCCCATCCCTCAGTGGTGgcgcagagagctgcagagccGACTCAGAGCGCTGCAGAGGACCAGTAACACCGCCGTCAGGAAACTGGAGATCACAGAG GCTGCGGTGAGAGCTCAGGCTCTGCTGGAGAAGAACGGCTTTAAGGATCTGCAGGTGGATTCTGTGGAGACGGACTCTCTGTCG ATCGTGATGAAGACGGTGAATCAGCTGAGcgctgcagctcctcacagTCACGTGATGCTGCTCGCTCACCAAAGGCATTCTGGGAAGGTTCTGTGTGCCTGTCAGGTTCCCAAG GACTCAGCAGCCCTCTCGGCCTCTGATTGGGCGGTGGCGGTGTGTCGTCACCTCGGGGGGAGCGCCGGCGGCTCCGCGCTGGTTGCCAAGGGAACAGGAAGCAGTGGTGACATCACTGAAGCGCTGAGGTGGGCGGAGGAGTTCGCTCgccagaaaacacaacaatga